A single window of Penaeus chinensis breed Huanghai No. 1 chromosome 9, ASM1920278v2, whole genome shotgun sequence DNA harbors:
- the LOC125028725 gene encoding fat-like cadherin-related tumor suppressor homolog translates to MVYDESKPPSISLLELSPHCHVTCTEVAVEDWEFAEWSCQVQLQVSISDTNDNAPEFSEGSHRATIAEDAPVNTVLIKMHATDPDLGISRRIKYSFVDSADGHFTIDDTEGVVSLARPLDREIRDSYTLTVRAQDHGVPPLSSTALLTVMVADVNDNPPEFVRKLQETTVAENTKVGAEVTRVMATSKDIGVNAEITYSIQHTTEEKYLQIHPKTGVISVGSPLDYEEVRQVVATVVATDGGTPPLSATALVNVTITDVNDNTPVFSLPSYTAAVREDALRGSSVIQISASDADSGVNSLIRYTIKTGNELRCFHIDEDSGIITVLKKLDREKEEEYQLIIEARDMGTPSNEADANLIITIRDVNDNPPVFTKSNYSVVVQENRPVGYSLLRLMATDADSDSHGAPFTWELINGAHEDRAFTLDQDGSLRLATNKLNYRVQNEYLMDVRVWDSGSPPLYADTQVKVMVVEESRYPPTLFPLQAAVINYRRAFPGGIIGRITALDQDPYDTLVYSIVPDTKTVKYFDIDSQDGTLVALTPLDPGSYTVNISVSDGKYERDVVAKVDVTVITEDMVENSVIVRIGPVSPAEFLSRYQKAFIRGIKSELAVKEESVILVSIQPTVSHSDYVEEQIEERKKREIQRNLDVLIVVENSEGAYLSRGHLLEQLRVKEKEIQKKLNLPLLTIMDSLCKGEAHCMNHGSCIDVVEINDDVSVPFNTQLASLVAPKFSHVSGCVCEQGYGGSQCQDLINACGHRPCAEYEVCKPVDTGPRNYTCQCPAGHAGPQCQVDLTKCISPSCHYPLRPLSFKGKSYAQYSVARQAESSSLTLSLFLRTRHPVGTIVFAAGDIDFSILEVASGHIQYRWDCGSGEGLVRVSAVRVDDDQWHFINLTREGTISTLSVDGDMSSGAAPGDNDILNVDSDFIFLGATISRDRSSSMSSYHNSLGFAGCLDQVNIDQVELPVAMTASSSGGAILKRLANVELQCPENLAAAGVCGSHPCLNGGTCVESGSSYKCTCPQRFSGVQCQIDTAPCSSSPCLNGGKCVVVAHSYKCRCPSKLSGKRCEYGVHCNPNPCQNGGRCEEGADGPICKCQHFTGAMCQLDIDECTHNPCQNSGTCLNFYGGFKCICSPNVTGEYCTEPLQKLKATDSSLNITLEELVCILAVFLGCVVAMLVLVAWQRRRWRHKRHQQNNRIKLTENHVKNDLKANDAPKRNSKICNVEADQGPPLPPRPASYTPSGTDSAILNTLKHLADLSADHENLELETLSRRSHEFLHSLNKPVVAPPSLSPPPPSNSDTESLQKPWDHHNNLNDSYFMPIKDIGCDLVTNIDENRAPSRLSTVSDDSSVRRRGSSPPAVPPLPRPSLLGRRGRGLQGHPLEVNAIDPAPFVGPPHASAPGVADGLPARNVTGDKSPRYGYPPTQAKKKGYHWDDYDLRGSRTLLGNGACAATPDLLLLPKELPPAAVLADDRAMEGRPRMSGLNHFGTKVGNPEEETAATPLLSIDVRDIDVDEDDEEENDIDGDDPCSFEEILLANNITLGSNCELNHAAKYNIVSDLEEDIPEPQTKIFNVPCSLEEDANKLGSPRSRRPFHRTDYGRVSDLSFLSALEEDDVDDSLSELQDSDYEPLDRPRGQQTATLIQTSVSEVFL, encoded by the exons GTGGCAGTGGAAGACTGGGAGTTTGCGGAGTGGTCGTGCCAGGTGCAGCTGCAGGTGAGCATCAGCGACACCAACGACAACGCGCCGGAATTCAGTGAGGGAAGCCACAGAGCTACAATTGCTGAGGACGCCCCTGTCAATACTGTTTTAATCAAGATGCACGCTACAGATCCCGATCTCG GAATCAGTCGGCGAATCAAATACAGTTTCGTGGATTCTGCGGACGGCCACTTCACCATCGACGACACAGAGGGCGTGGTGAGTCTGGCCCGCCCACTCGACCGGGAGATCCGTGACTCTTACACGTTGACGGTGCGGGCCCAAGACCATGGCGTCCCGCCGCTCTCATCTACGGCACTTCTAACTGTAATGGTCGCAG ATGTCAACGACAACCCGCCAGAATTTGTGCGGAAGTTGCAAGAGACAACAGTGGCGGAGAACACGAAGGTCGGGGCAGAAGTCACTCGGGTCATGGCCACTTCAAAGGACATTGGTGTTAATGCCGAGATTACGTACTCGATTCAGCACACGACCGAGGAGAAGTATTTGCAAATACATCCCAAAACAG GTGTCATCAGCGTGGGGTCTCCGCTGGACTACGAAGAGGTGCGGCAGGTGGTCGCGACCGTGGTGGCCACCGACGGAGGGACGCCCCCGCTCTCCGCCACCGCCCTCGTGAATGTCACCATCACCGACGTCAATGACAACACCCCAGTGTTCTCTTTGCCGTCCTACACGGCTGCTGTGCGCGAGGATGCTTTGCGGGGGAGCAGCGTCATTCAG ATTTCTGCGAGCGACGCGGATTCTGGCGTGAACAGCCTTATTCGGTACACTATCAAGACTGGCAATGAGCTCCGCTGTTTCCACATAGACGAAGATTCTGGTATCATTACAGTGTTGAAAAAGCTAGACAGGGAAAAG GAGGAAGAGTACCAGCTAATTATTGAAGCACGAGATATGGGCACGCCTTCTAACGAAGCAGACGCAAACCTCATTATAACTATTAGAGACGTAAACGACAATCCACCCGTTTTCACAAAAAGCAATTATTCTGTGGTAGTTCAG GAGAACCGGCCTGTCGGCTACTCCCTGCTGCGCCTGATGGCCACAGACGCAGACTCCGACTCCCACGGCGCCCCGTTCACCTGGGAACTGATCAACGGGGCCCACGAAGACCGCGCCTTCACGCTCGACCAGGACGGCTCCCTCAGGCTTGCCACGAACAAACTCAACTACCGC gtaCAAAATGAATACTTGATGGACGTGCGAGTCTGGGATAGCGGGTCTCCGCCACTGTACGCCGACACTCAGGTCAAGGTGATGGTGGTCGAGGAGTCTCGCTACCCGCCCACTCTGTTCCCTCTGCAAGCCGCCGTTATTAATTACCGGAGGGCCTTCCCTGGCGGCATAATCGGGCGTATAACCGCCCTTGACCAGGATCCATATGATACCTTGGTGTACTCCATCGTTCCGGACACAAAAACTGTTAAATATTTTGACATCGACAGCCAGGATGGTACTTTAGTGGCCCTTACTCCCTTGGACCCCGGCTCATACACCGTAAACATAAGCGTGTCAGATGGCAAGTATGAGCGAGACGTAGTGGCCAAGGTCGATGTAACTGTCATCACGGAGGACATGGTAGAAAACTCAGTCATCGTCAGGATAGGCCCTGTGTCACCAGCCGAGTTTCTCTCTCGATATCAGAAAGCTTTCATTAGGGGCATTAAATCAGAACTTGCTGTTAAGGAGGAATCTGTTATACTCGTAAGTATTCAGCCAACTGTTTCGCATTCTGATTATGTTGAAGAACAGatcgaggaaagaaagaagagagaaatacaaaggaaTTTAGATGTACTGATAGTGGTAGAAAATTCCGAAGGTGCTTACCTTTCCAGAGGACATTTACTTGAACAGTTAAGGgtcaaggaaaaggaaatacaaaagaaaTTAAATCTTCCGCTTTTGACGATAATGGATTCCCTTTGCAAAGGAGAAGCACACTGCATGAATCATGGTTCTTGCATCGACGTTGTTGAAATCAATGATGATGTGTCTGTACCATTCAATACCCAACTAGCAAGTTTAGTAGCACCAAAATTCTCCCACGTGTCAGGTTGCGTTTGCGAACAGGGATATGGTGGCAGTCAGTGTCAAGATTTAATAAATGCGTGTGGACATCGTCCATGTGCTGAGTATGAAGTGTGTAAACCCGTTGACACAGGGCCGCGAAACTACACTTGTCAGTGTCCCGCTGGACATGCAGGTCCACAGTGCCAAGTAGATCTCACTAAGTGTATAAGCCCCTCTTGCCATTACCCACTACGACCGTTATCATTTAAAGGCAAAAGTTATGCTCAGTATAGTGTAGCACGTCAAGCTGAGAGCAGTTCATTAACACTGAGTCTCTTCTTGCGGACTAGACATCCAGTAGGAACAATTGTTTTTGCTGCTGGCGATATTGACTTCAGCATATTAGAAGTGGCTAGTGGCCACATTCAATATCGATGGGACTGTGGAAGTGGTGAGGGTTTGGTAAGAGTATCTGCAGTAAGAGTTGATGATGATCAGTGGCACTTTATCAATCTGACCCGAGAAGGGACAATATCCACTTTAAGTGTAGATGGTGACATGAGTTCTGGGGCTGCGCCGGGGGATAATGATATACTCAACGTTGATTCAGACTTCATTTTCTTGGGCGCCACCATCAGTAGAGACCGCAGCTCCAGTATGTCTTCATACCATAACAGCTTAGGCTTCGCAGGATGTCTGGACCAAGTAAACATTGACCAAGTAGAACTTCCTGTAGCCATGACAGCATCTTCGTCCGGCGGTGCAATACTCAAGCGACTTGCTAATGTTGAACTTCAGTGCCCAGAAAATTTGGCTGCTGCTGGCGTCTGTGGCTCTCACCCCTGCCTTAATGGAGGAACATGTGTAGAGAGTGGCAGTAGCTACAAGTGCACCTGTCCCCAGCGGTTTTCTGGAGTGCAGTGCCAAATTGACACAgccccctgctcctcctcaccTTGCCTTAATGGAGGCAAATGCGTCGTTGTAGCTCACTCCTATAAGTGCAGATGCCCATCGAAGTTGAGTGGAAAACGTTGTGAATACGGTGTGCACTGTAACCCTAACCCCTGCCAGAATGGTGGCCGGTGCGAGGAAGGTGCTGATGGCCCAATATGCAAATGTCAACATTTTACAGGGGCAATGTGTCAGTTGGACATTGATGAATGTACTCATAATCCTTGCCAAAATAGTGGCACTTGTCTCAACTTTTACGGAGGTTTCAAATGTATATGCTCCCCAAATGTTACTGGTGAGTATTGTACCGAGCCTTTGCAAAAGCTGAAAGCGACAGATTCCTCCCTAAACATCACGCTTGAGGAACTTGTGTGCATCCTGGCAGTATTCTTGGGGTGTGTAGTGGCCATGCTAGTGCTCGTGGCGTGGCAGCGTCGGCGCTGGAGACACAAGCGCCACCAGCAGAACAACCGGATTAAGCTCACCGAGAACCACGTTAAGAATGACCTCAAAGCTAACGATGCTCCAAAAAGAAATTCCAAAATCTGCAATGTGGAGGCTGATCAg GGCCCTCCGCTGCCTCCGCGTCCGGCCTCTTACACTCCGTCTGGCACCGACTCCGCCATACTGAACACGCTCAAACACCTGGCTGACCTTTCTGCCGACCACGAGAACCTGGAGCTGGAGACACTGTCTAGGCGTTCCCATGAATTCCTTCACAGCCTGAATAAACCTGTGGTGGCGCCTCCCAGTTTGTCGCCTCCGCCTCCCTCCAACAGTGACACGGAGTCACTGCAAAAGCCCTGGGACCACCACAACAATCTTAATGACTCCTACTTCATGCCCATCAAGG ATATAGGATGCGACCTGGTAACCAACATTGACGAGAACCGAGCTCCCAGCCGCCTGTCGACGGTGTCAGATGATTCTTCAG TGCGCCGAAGGGGGTCGTCGCCGCCTGCCGTGCCGCCCCTCCCCCGGCCGTCGCTCCTGGGCCGCCGGGGCAGGGGCCTCCAGGGCCACCCCCTCGAAGTGAACGCCATAGATCCTGCTCCCTTCGTTGGCCCCCCCCACGCAAGCGCCCCCGGTGTCGCGGACGGGTTACCTGCTAGGAATGTCACGGGTGATAAATCGCCCCGTTATGGATATC CTCCGACTCAGGCCAAGAAAAAAG GTTATCACTGGGACGACTATGATTTACGAGGATCCAGGACTTTACTAGGAAACGGCGCGTGTGCGGCCACGCCCGACCTGCTGCTGCTGCCCAAAGAGCTTCCTCCTGCGGCGGTGCTGGCGGACGACAGGGCCATGGAGGGCCGGCCGCGCATGTCGG GCCTTAACCATTTTGGGACGAAGGTAGGAAACCCCGAGGAAGAAACGGCAGCAACTCCCCTGCTCTCCATTGACGTGAGAGACATAGATGTTgacgaggatgacgaggaggaaaatgataTCGATGGTGATGATCCTTGCAGTTTTGAAGAAATTCTCTTGGCCAATAACATTACTTTAGGGTCGAATTGCGAACTCAACCATGCTGCTAAGTACAATATTGTGTCAGACTTAGAAGAGGACATTCCTGAACCACAGACGAAGATCTTCAACGTGCCTTGTTCTCTTGAGGAGGATGCGAATAAGCTAGGGAGCCCTAGGAGTCGCCGTCCGTTTCATCGCACAGACTATGGGCGAGTTTCAGACTTGTCCTTCCTTTCCGCTCTTGAGGAAGATGACGTAGATGACTCTCTCTCGGAACTGCAAGATTCGGATTACGAACCATTAGACAGACCAAGAGGCCAACAGACAGCAACGTTAATTCAGACGTCTGTGTCTGAAGTCTTTTTATAG